The Arvicanthis niloticus isolate mArvNil1 chromosome 8, mArvNil1.pat.X, whole genome shotgun sequence genome segment GTCCTGCTGCCCAGTTCAGTGAAGCCCATGACGACTTTCTAGGAAGGCTCACAGGTGAGGGACCAGTCTCTGTTTTGGCTGAGGGTGCCCCTTCCTCCTGGGACCATTCCTAGGAGTCTCTCTTTTTCAGGCCAAACTCACGGGAAAACTACTTGTCCTGCCCTCTGTATGAAGACTGGAGGATTCTTGGACCCTGGAGACTACCCTGCTGTTTTGCAGGCTTTTCTTACAAAGcaaacacttttattttctatgcaAAGGTGATCCAGAGAATTTATATAAAGGTGGGGAGGGGCAGCCGAGCAGGGAATATTACTGATGGACAGGAGAGAGCCTGTTTTCCCAGCCACCTGAGGACCCTCTGATTCCCTGAAAGGTCAGGGGGGTGGCACAGAGCAGCTCCAGCCTTTGCCAAGGGGTACCTGTGGCAGGCAAAGGCCCAGCCTGAGCTGTGGCCATTGAGGTGGGGACTCTAGGGTGAGGGAACAGGGGAAACTGCCTGTGCTTATTAATCATCCTTCcttgtttgctttcctttttgtCTGGGGAGGTCCCTACTAGGCCCCTTCCCAGGGATGCTGTCTTGAGAGAGGAGTAATTGGAACATGAATGTGGAGGGAACACACAGGCCTATGTTAGCTATCAGGAGAGGATGCCTTCCTTCTGTGACAGATCTTTGAGGTTTCTTGTCTGCCCCAGTAGCCCACAGTGACTCACTCTGGGCTGCCTGTTCCAGCTTTTGATGGAGGAGGGACCTTCAGGGCTCAGGACAGGACAGTAGCAGAAAGCAGGGGCTAGGCCTTTGGACAGCTGGGTGGTTTGTACATTCAAGTTTGAGGTGAACCCTTTGGTGGGAGGGGGCTGCGCCTGCCCTGAAGGCTCGGCAGGGCCACCCCTCACCTAGAACCTCTGGGCCTAGGGACAGGGGCTGCTGGCTTGGCCCGGCCAGCCGGGTTTCTCAGAGGGTCTGTGGGTTGACACTGGTTCTTTtcgtaaaaaaataaaattaaaaaaagcagCATGTCACGCCCATGGTGACCATGTGGCCTTGTAGTTGAAGGAGAGGTCCAGCTGGCTGTGCTGCTACCCCAGGTGAGGGGAGGTGCAAGGACGGGTTGTGGGATTGGGTGCTGCCAGATCTGTGGTGGCAGCTGCTGGCCTCCTCCTGCCTGGTCAGGTGCAGCTGTAAGGGTGGGGGGAGGACTTGCCTCTTCCAGCAGATGTCAAAGCCAGGtcagagtggagagtacagaacaggATGAGGGCTGCCCCAGGATCTCATGTAAAGTATGGCAGCAACACGCGCTTGGGACCAGAGGTTGGGCTGGGGGTACTTGAGGGCAGCGGCGACATCGTGTAAAAAAATGTCCAAGTTCCCATAGCAAAGAGGGCTGTGACCGGGTGTTCACGCTTCTCCAGAACAAGGGGGACAGCCACTGGCTGTGCCGGGCCTGGACTTCATTTGGTTTCCTGGTGCTGTCAGTGCGCAGTGCTGTCGAGGCTGGAGGCACCTAACTCCCATAGTGCATGGTGTTGGTCGGGATGGACATGGGCGAGGCCATAGAGATGGCAGGGCCACCCATGGTGAACTGGTTGTTGACTGCATAGTGAGCACTGGAGCTACCGCCGCCTCCCTGGGCACCTGAGGAGCCTGTGGGGCAGGTCATGGGCACTGAGGAGCCAGCATGACCCCTGAGCCTGCCTGGCCCCCACTGGAAGCTTGAACGTGTGCGCAGGCCAGGCGGGAAGTCCCCCGCCCACGGCCCCGCTACCCTGTTACCTTGGACAATGCCCGTGCTCATTATGGAGCCCATCCGGGAGTGGGTGTGATTGACAATCCCTGTGTTGGCTGCGCAGCgacagggaggaaagagggagggagggagatgtcACCGCCCCCAGCCTGCCTGGCCCACTCCACTTTCATGGATGGTGTGGGAAGGGCAGGTGGAGTGGTGATAGGTGAAAGTAAAGAGACACACAGGGCTAGAGTCcccaaggaagaggaagaagtgacCACGACAGCGACAGTGGTGGCAAAGAACCAAGCACTGGTTTAACTGGCCACTGGCACATCCCAATCCTCCCCTGCCATGCCATAGACCCCAGGGGACACTCACCTAAGGGAATCAGGTTGTTGTGACCCACACTGGAGCCGCCGGCAATAACACTGCTCAGGTCATAGGCAGTAGGCATTCCTAACCAGAAAGTAGGTGTTAGGGGTGGGGCAGGCTCTGGGGACTTGGGGTCCATGCTGCCACCAAGGGCCTCTAGCCATGTCTGGAAATATTCAGACTCACCAGCCACAGCCACCCCGCTGCTGAGATTGTAGGTGCTTCCCGTGTTCCACATGTTCTCGGAGGGAGACGTGTAGTGTGAACCAGGTGGGGGTGATGGGGTTGTACCTGTGTACCTATGGCAGAGATTAACTGTGGGCAGGGCTGTGGGACTCCCGGTGCCCTCTCCCCACAAAAACACTGCACTACCTGAAGAAGGGGTTCTTTAGATCCAGCAGGTTACTGGATTTGGAGCCTGTCTGGTCCACCTGTGCCACAATACTGATGTCATAGCTCTGTCTGGGGGAATAGAGAGGGTGGCTGTGAGGCAGCTGGGCTGGTAGACCCCTGTGCCTGCCCAGCCCTAGATGGGTGGCAGGGTGCACCTTTTGTTGGCAATAAGCAGACATGTCCCTGAGAGCGTGTCCCCGGCCTTGGCAAACAACGGTGACTGGAAGAGGCACCGGACCTGGTACCAGTGGGTCAGGGGCTCTGTTGGGGCTGTGGATAGCCACACGGTCATTCTGTCAAGAAGAGATGAATACATTTCATTGAGTTGGCATGACCACTTGTGCTACTACCCCACACACCTTGACACCATCCCCAAGGGCCTTCCCTGAATGGTCCTCTGGGGTCTCAGGGCTAAGACTGGCTGTACTCTAGGTGCATGGTCCCTACTCACCCTGACACCCATATACTGAGACAAACGCACTTAAGGAACAGGTAGCTGCTGAGGAAATGGCAACAACCCCCTCCCACCATGTTCTTCCTGGGTTTTAGATGAGAAGAACTTAAGGAGTTATGACATAGCCAAGCCTAGAGGCCATAGGTACAAGGAGTCCCAGCAGTGCCATACTTACATGGAGCCAATGAATGCAACATCGAACCAGAAGGCCAAGCCATGGACCAGCCCTGAATGCAGCATGTGGAATTTGAATGGGATTTCTATCCTGCAAGGCAAAGGGCATGGGCTTGCTGTAGAAGGCCAACCTAACAGGAAAGTGGGAGGGGTGGCAGGAGGACAGCAGCTGACCATGAGTGACCAGGGAGTTGACAGTACATGACTGTGAAGAGAATGGTGTGCGGGGGTGGGTAGCAGTGGCCGTGGTGCTCAGGGGATGAAGGCTACCTGTGCAAATCGCCTTCTTTGGCTTCTAAGAAGTTCACCGTATACTTGACAGATTTGGCCATCAGGATCCGGATGTCAAATGTGTCCTGTAAGATGACAGATATGACCCAGATATGACCATTATGTTGCAAATGCcacagaagaaggggagagacTCAAtgcccttccccatcccccaggCCTGACAATGGCACTAACTTCTGCTATCTTGCTATAACCTGTTTGCCATTCTCATTAGGTACAAACACCAAGAACAGTAAATTAAACTACACTCCTCAAAATGTCATACTAACAGGCAGGTTGAAGTccacctggtctatatagtgagttccaggccagccagggctacagagaaacaggAGGCTGACTGGCAGTGCTGAAGatacagctcagtagttaaaatcactggctgctcttctagaggacccaggttcaatcctcagtgtccacatggcagctcacagcttctgtaactccagttccaggggaactgaTGACCTTCTTATGACCTTCTTGGACTCTAGGCATAATAGTGATAGaagcaaacacccatacatataaagaGGTTCTGGGAGCTGTGCACAGGTCCTCAAGTTTGCATAGCAATAAGCACTTTAGCAACTGAACTGTCTTCCCACTCAGGCCTCATCCTCTTGGTTACCTTGCCACAGtgtcctgagtactgggattccaGGTATGTGCAGTAAGACAGGGTAGTCGTCTTTTTTTACTGTTAAAGAGACTGAACCCTGGGCCTCATACATCGAGACATGCACTCTACACTGAGCCTTAGCAACTTTAGGATGGTGGTAAAACCAGAGTGGCAACACATAAGTTCCTACCTACTCAGCAAGTGGTGGCACATACTCATCTGGACCTAGGTTAAGCAATATGTGAAGATCTCATTTAGAGAACAAAACTAGGAGCCTGGCCCAGTGTCTCagtacctttaatcctagcactctggaagcagagccaTGTccatttttgagtttgaggccagccttgactttatagtgagttctaagccagacagggctacacagtgaaaccctgtttcaaagaaccaAAAGGGCCACTCAGCTGGTTCAGCAGGTAACGGCACCTGCTGCATACAGAGGCCTGCTACTTAAGTTTAATCCTTGGAATGCATATACATGTTGCCAAGCaacacacaaaaatttaaaaagcctaaGTAAAAGATGAATTCAGCGTCAGTGACACATGTGCGTACTCTGACATTTGGGATTCCGAGGtgaaagtttaaggccagtctgggctacacagagtgagttccaggtcaaagTTAGTGAGACTCCCATTTAAAACAATAGAAGAGAAAGCTAAAGAGCAAATAGAACAGTGAAGAGAAGGGAACTGGAAGACTGAGcacttgaaaatattaaaatggggAATAAATGGAAGATAGAGTTGGAGACTCATCTTccagatgtggtgacacacacGGGTAACGGGACCTGGAGGCTAGAGTGCAGTGGGAGGTGACTGACTGACTACTGCACATACAACTAGATCCtagaagagaatcagaagttgCATTCCGACTAGAGTTTCTCAGACTAGTGAAATAGAAGGGAAGACATTAAGGGGCCAGGGAGCCTGAATAATCTTTAAATGGCTAAGCACTGGAATGAAAAGACTTTcatgcactcaggaggcagaggcaggtagatctctgagttcaaggcctggtctacagaacaagttctagaacagccagggctacaaagaaaaaccctgctttgggaaaaaaaaaaaaacccaaacccacagAAActtactttgtatgtatgtatgtatgtatgtatgtatgtatgtatgtatgtatgtatgttgtttcCTTAAGTAGTAAGGCCACAGTGGGTTCACAGTAGAATAGAAGAGGCACAACTCTTACTGGGTAAAAGCAGACTTTAAGGCAAATGATAATACAAAGGTTCCATAGTAAGAAAAAGAGTAACCCAACAGGATATTTTGATTCTACACCTGTGTGCATGTAATacaacagttttaaaatatatgaaacaaaCGATCaggctgaaatgaaaaaaaatatcctCATCAAAATAAtgccaaaacaacaaaaaactaagaTTCACAATCAGTTACACATTAGGAAGAATTAGTAGTGAGGTCAGGCATGTGGACAGATCTTTATGATTTCAAGGACAACTGAGGTCTTCAGAGTGAGACTCAGCCTCAAAGGAGACGATGACTCCTGATCAAGGTAATTAACAAATATAACCTAATTGACATGGACATATGGCTGtactaagaactgaactcagaaatcagcctgcctctgcctcccgagtgctgggattaaaggcgtgcatcatcactgcccggctctggactgacttctttttcttgtttgtttgtttgtttgtttgtttgtttctttctttcttttaaaagataggATTTCATTATGTAGTCTGGTTGCCCTGcgattcattatgtagaccaggctatgaactcagatcctcctgcctgtcttcccaagtactgggttaAAGGTATATTCCACCACACCCAACTGAAATCCATTCAAAGACCACACACTAGACTTTGAGCAAGGTCTGAAGTATTATCAGTACATGTTCTTTGATGACAAATGAAGGCACAGTAGTATACCAATTATGCTATACTGaggtaaagtttaaaaatatgcaCCTGTAAGCACACATTTGAGTGTggactttatagaattcctgtTGTTTTATGAGTATGGTTGTTTTTCCTGTCTGGTAACCTTGGAGACCAGAAAAAGGTGTACAACCCCCTAGAATGGAGTCATAGTCAGTTATAAGCTGTCacgtgggtactaggaattgaatctgggtcatctggaagagcaaccagtgattttatccattgagccaactctccagcccctggtgtCAGGCTTTTTGAAAAACAATCAGTGCTTCTACAGGAGGGTGCTGTGCCACCAGGGGCTCTTGCTGTTTAAcgtttgtttttcttggtgcaggtaaatttctgagtttcaggtcGGCTAGGgctgagagcttgtctcaaataaatacaatttgttatttttcttaaatttattaatatcatttaacttttgaacttttatttgttttagatatatttatgtatgagtatgtaaTTCAaatccctagagctggagtttcagatgactgtgagccaccatgggggtgctaggaactgaacctagatcCTTTGTAAGAGCAAAATGTGCTCATAACTgataagtcatctctctagcctccaatttacttctttttatttcgTGTTTTCCCTGCACATAAGTATATGATGTACATTCAGTGCCTGGGGATGCCAGAGGCAAGCATCTGATCCCCAGGAATTGGAACCGCCATATGGATGCTGGCAACAAAGCATGTCCTCTACAAGACCACTAGCActctttacttttattctttaaaatcaatCACTATCAAAACTCTTTTATAggtctggagaggtagctcagtggctgttctcagaggacttgggttcaattcttagcactcacatggagactcacaacccctagaactccagtcccaggggatcccaCGCCGTCTCCTAGCCTCTGTGAGCACCGCATACATGTAGCACATAGACATAAACGCAGGCAATACTTACTCTTATATTTGTGGGTATTTTATCTGGACAATGTCTATACACCACATAAGTGTCTGGTGCCCCATTATGGATCCCCATTccaaatggctgtgagctgccattaatgctaggaattgaaccaacATCTGCTggtgtcttctggaagaacagccagtgccttTTACCAGAGACATCTccctaaaacaatttttttttctccttaatctcatttctctctgtgtgtgtgtgtgtgtgtgtgtgtgtgtgtgtgtgtgctcacttgAGTGCAGGTGCACTCAGAggcccatggagctggagttacaggccactGTGAGCAATCTGATGTGGGTGATGGGATCCAgtatcaggtcctctgcaagagcagtaggtgCTTGTAATTGCTGAACCATTCCTCATCCATCTTTGATCTCCTGATCCCATGCCTCCATCTACATTCAGAGGTTATAAGTGTGGACCACAAAgcttttgtagattttttttttttttttggtttttggttttttgagacagggtttctctgtgtagccctgactgtcctggaactcactctgtagaccaggctagcctcgaactcagaaatccacctgcctctgcctcccaagtgctgggattaaaggtgtgcgccaccaccgcacaGCCGCTTTTGTAGATTCTTGTTCTTGATATTGAACCATGGGTCTATGTCTCAATCCAATCAAGCGTGTTCGCTACAAAGCCAGCCTGCAGTTGCATGTGCTTTATACAGTGAGTGAGTCCTGAGAGAAGCAGGGGTTTCCAGATTCCAGAGCTTGCATGAGGCCATGGTGAAGCCTGAACCTCCTCAGTCCAGCAGTGCCCTGTACACGCTACTCACCACCACAGGTTGCCGGAAGTACTCATCCACAGCGGCGCCTCGGAGGGCCGACAGGTCCACTCCATGGAAAGATGGCTGGTACCTGTGGAGatccccaaccccacccacaAGGTCACTAGCAGTAAGAAAAACAGGTGGAACTACTTGCTTTCTTTATTAGCTGGCCCTTGTCTAGCCCATGTCCTTCAGATCCTACTGAGGccgaggagaaaaaagaggaacgACAGGGCCCAGCAGAGGTTTGGGCCCATCCCTAAGCAGGCAGGCTCCATGGCCTGGCCATACCTGGGACACACACTCACCAGAAGTTGGCTTTGGTGAACTGCTCCATGTAGAGCTGTTCATCGGTGAAGGGTGCGAGGTGGACGTCACCAATGGTGGGGAACATGTTTCCTAGAATTGGGAGCAGGGAAGAGTGCTGTTGTCAGGACAATCCATCCTGTAAGGCTGTGTAGAGCTTCCAGGACCTTGAGATCTCCAATCATGGAcccacccagccagccacccatccactcacacacatgcatgcatgctacaGTGAACAGCATTGTTTGTCCATGGCCTCTTAAAGTATGTGAAGTGTAGCATAGCCAGAATACAACCAAAGATGGctcattgctttgttttgtggtgctggggatgcaACTTGGTAACTTTGAGTTAATCTATCAAATATaatcctttttttccctctgcagTGGCTTTGGGGGAAGGTGGTAGAAAGAAGGGAGAataaggtctcatgtatcccaggcagGCCTTCAACTCCTGACTCAGCCAGCTTCCACCTATTTCTGATAGGGCAGAGGCTTTTTTCTGTAGTGCTTTTGATTTTCAGCCATGATTCACATATCAGTTCAAAATTTCCCTATTTAGAAACAAGGCACCTGGCTCAGTTCACTAGGGTTCATTCATCTACTACCAGTTCCCATGGTCATCAGTATATTTGCTTGCATCACACTGGTCCTCATCCATTCCAGGAAGTGAGTGGGCCTAATCCTACGTTCCAGCGCCAACACTGAGAAGCAAGAAGGAGCCTACTAGAGCCTCTTGGTGTCCAGCATGCCTGGTCTGCTCCAAACAGAGTGAGAGGAAACCCTAGGCTGTTTGGGGGTTTAGCTGTATCACCTCAGCCAGGGCTGTTCAGGTTCTGGATCAAACACCAGGTTTAGTAAGTGACTGAAATATAAGTAGAGGGTCCTCCTCTGAGATTCATGAGCAAGCAAATGGGACTAAGTTAGCAGCAATAAGAAGtagatataaatgaaaacatggcCTACAGATGGGCCTCCCTCCCCAGCTTTTCAGGGAGTTGGCATGGTCTAGAGGTCCTCCCAATTCACATTAGATGAGAATACTCAAATGTGGCCAACGGTATGTCAGAGGTAGATGGGACAGCATGTAAGGAACCCGTTTCTGGCTCCTGTGTGTCAGAATGCTACCTTTAATCCTCACAGGGGCTTCTGAGGGTTTGAAAGCCACCTCAAGGCTTTGACGTCATAGAGccaaaggggagaaaaagaagacccAAGACAGCTGCTGCGCAGCCTGAGTCGCACACTGACATGGAGAATTGTGGCCACCTCCTAGCTAACGAAACTGAGCCAACGTTGGTTCCAAGGCAGGGAAGTCATGGAGTCATATATTCACTAAGACTGCCAACACCACCTGCTCTACCCGAAACTACTGCTAGAGCAGGGTCACTgagctctcgctctctctctctctctctctctctctctctctctctctctcacacacacacacacacacacacatccatacctGAAAAAAATGACAGACACATTCCAGACCTCATCAGAAAAATGAGTGTGCTACTATGTTCAGAGCAGAGTACAGATCCAATATGGATTGGTAGGTGTAAACATGCCACTTGTGCAGGCACACAAACAGAGGTATGGACAGGTTAGCCAGAAACATGGACAGGGAAATGACACATATCTATGTGCCTcgatacatgtacatacacctacacacaggtatataccacacacacacacacacacacacacacacacacacacacacacacatcacatcttCAGTGCACTCCTACCTGCCCATTTACCCTGAGATCCCATACCTTCATACACACACCTACCACCCTCAGACCGTTAACACGGTAAACACATCCTGAAACACCTGTAAACCATCATATACCCTACACCCtcaaatatacacaaacatacctaGACTACCTATAGACTCTCACCATCCACAAACCctcacacaagaacacacacccATAAGCATACACCTCCATGTGACcaccacacacagatgtacacacatcattatgtatgtgtgtaccctCAGGCTTATACACACCCCCACTTGCCCACTTTCTAGCTCTTAGGGAAGCAGGCTTGCCACACTGCTATGGACAAGGTTTCCAGTTTGGGGATTAACAACCCTTGGGATAGCACCAGTGACAGACCTGAGTTCCAGCCCATCCCTGGACTCCCATTTCTGTCCTTTTAGAGGCAGCTCTATGGCAAGCATACACAAGAGGTGTCAGATGCTTTCTCTGGGTCTACAGTGGGCTTGTCAATGCCTGGTGGGGTGAGTGGACTCTTGTTTGGTATCTGGGGCTCTAGAAGCCATAGCCAACAGGTAGGGTTGGGACACGAAGCAGGGAAAACCCCTAACTCTCTGGATAGAGATCACCGACAGATAAATAGGACACAAAGCCACCCATTGGCTGCTGGTAGCAGTGGGGCCTTGCCCATGGGGGCCAATGGCTCTGGTTGAAAGTCTTAGATCCACTGTTTAATGTTCCTGAGCATGGGACACTCACCACTGGGCTTCAGGTACTTTTTGGCATGGAGGTAGCTCTCAAGCATACGTTCGTTGAAGAGCATGTAGCCCATGGGCTCTGAGATGATAATGTCCACTTGCTCAGGCAGTGAGACCTCCTCTACTTTGCCAGGGATGACCACGATGCGGTCTGTCAGATTGTTACTCTTCACCAGGACCTGTAGGAGGTGGGAGAAGGCTCCCTGTGCTTGCTTGGCACAGGCCCTTCACAACCCTTCAGCTCACCAATGGTCTCTGCTCATACCTGGTGTGAGTTGTACCCCCACCCTCCGCTCTGCCTTACCAGTATGTGGACCTCATAACTATGGGGGAAGAGCTCCTGAGGCCCAGCTCTCTCAGGCACCAGTGTCTCTCCTGCTGGGGGAAGTGCTGACCCCTAGAGCTGGAGCCTAGTTCTGACAACTTGTTTTTCACATATAATGGGCCTAGTAGGAATGACGTGTGGGGCTGACATGTTACAAGAAAGAAGAGgcagtctcagaagagactgaaCTAGCACTGAAGCTCTGTGAGGGAACTGCAGTAAGGTGCATAGCTCCAGGAAATACATAAGAGCAAGCCGGTAGTGCCCGTTTCTATGACACGTAGGCTATGAAAGCCAAGCTCGTGTGTGTATCCACAGATCAGCAGGAAGGACCTAGGAGACTCTTTGTCTGGTAAAGGACCGACTGGTAGAGAGCTAGGGATAAGAAAGCACAGTGTCCATTCCTCTGCAGCTTTTCAATTCTCAACTTGAAAATGAAgttttccatgaaaaaaaaaaagggaggtggAGTGGCAAgatgacaaaacaaaatcctgTTGTCACCTACACAGGATGTTATGGTGCTCAGACAGGCTAATTCTCAGGACAGTTTAGGTGTATGACCAGAATTCCCACCAGGGGACTGTTCTGT includes the following:
- the Carm1 gene encoding histone-arginine methyltransferase CARM1 isoform X1 translates to MAAAAATAVGPGAGSAGVAGPGGAGPCATVSVFPGARLLTIGDANGEIQRHAEQQALRLEVRAGPDAAGIALYSHEDVCVFKCSVSRETECSRVGRQSFIITLGCNSVLIQFATPHDFCSFYNILKTCRGHTLERSVFSERTEESSAVQYFQFYGYLSQQQNMMQDYVRTGTYQRAILQNHTDFKDKIVLDVGCGSGILSFFAAQAGARKIYAVEASTMAQHAEVLVKSNNLTDRIVVIPGKVEEVSLPEQVDIIISEPMGYMLFNERMLESYLHAKKYLKPSGNMFPTIGDVHLAPFTDEQLYMEQFTKANFWYQPSFHGVDLSALRGAAVDEYFRQPVVDTFDIRILMAKSVKYTVNFLEAKEGDLHRIEIPFKFHMLHSGLVHGLAFWFDVAFIGSIMTVWLSTAPTEPLTHWYQVRCLFQSPLFAKAGDTLSGTCLLIANKRQSYDISIVAQVDQTGSKSSNLLDLKNPFFRYTGTTPSPPPGSHYTSPSENMWNTGSTYNLSSGVAVAGMPTAYDLSSVIAGGSSVGHNNLIPLANTGIVNHTHSRMGSIMSTGIVQGNRVAGPWAGDFPPGLRTRSSFQWGPGRLRGHAGSSVPMTCPTGSSGAQGGGGSSSAHYAVNNQFTMGGPAISMASPMSIPTNTMHYGS
- the Carm1 gene encoding histone-arginine methyltransferase CARM1 isoform X3, whose amino-acid sequence is MAAAAATAVGPGAGSAGVAGPGGAGPCATVSVFPGARLLTIGDANGEIQRHAEQQALRLEVRAGPDAAGIALYSHEDVCVFKCSVSRETECSRVGRQSFIITLGCNSVLIQFATPHDFCSFYNILKTCRGHTLERSVFSERTEESSAVQYFQFYGYLSQQQNMMQDYVRTGTYQRAILQNHTDFKDKIVLDVGCGSGILSFFAAQAGARKIYAVEASTMAQHAEVLVKSNNLTDRIVVIPGKVEEVSLPEQVDIIISEPMGYMLFNERMLESYLHAKKYLKPSGNMFPTIGDVHLAPFTDEQLYMEQFTKANFWYQPSFHGVDLSALRGAAVDEYFRQPVVDTFDIRILMAKSVKYTVNFLEAKEGDLHRIEIPFKFHMLHSGLVHGLAFWFDVAFIGSIMTVWLSTAPTEPLTHWYQVRCLFQSPLFAKAGDTLSGTCLLIANKRQSYDISIVAQVDQTGSKSSNLLDLKNPFFRYTGTTPSPPPGSHYTSPSENMWNTGSTYNLSSGVAVAGMPTAYDLSSVIAGGSSVGHNNLIPLGSSGAQGGGGSSSAHYAVNNQFTMGGPAISMASPMSIPTNTMHYGS
- the Carm1 gene encoding histone-arginine methyltransferase CARM1 isoform X2; its protein translation is MAAAAATAVGPGAGSAGVAGPGGAGPCATVSVFPGARLLTIGDANGEIQRHAEQQALRLEVRAGPDAAGIALYSHEDVCVFKCSVSRETECSRVGRQSFIITLGCNSVLIQFATPHDFCSFYNILKTCRGHTLERSVFSERTEESSAVQYFQFYGYLSQQQNMMQDYVRTGTYQRAILQNHTDFKDKIVLDVGCGSGILSFFAAQAGARKIYAVEASTMAQHAEVLVKSNNLTDRIVVIPGKVEEVSLPEQVDIIISEPMGYMLFNERMLESYLHAKKYLKPSGNMFPTIGDVHLAPFTDEQLYMEQFTKANFWYQPSFHGVDLSALRGAAVDEYFRQPVVDTFDIRILMAKSVKYTVNFLEAKEGDLHRIEIPFKFHMLHSGLVHGLAFWFDVAFIGSIMTVWLSTAPTEPLTHWYQVRCLFQSPLFAKAGDTLSGTCLLIANKRQSYDISIVAQVDQTGSKSSNLLDLKNPFFRYTGTTPSPPPGSHYTSPSENMWNTGSTYNLSSGVAVAGMPTAYDLSSVIAGGSSVGHNNLIPLANTGIVNHTHSRMGSIMSTGIVQGSSGAQGGGGSSSAHYAVNNQFTMGGPAISMASPMSIPTNTMHYGS